DNA sequence from the Grus americana isolate bGruAme1 chromosome Z, bGruAme1.mat, whole genome shotgun sequence genome:
aggaaaaaaatcctcctgataaaagttttaatattctaaaaaagtatttagaatattaaaatgaatCTGTTATTAGAGCTATGTCATTTTAAATCAAGTTCTTTGATACTTGTCATGGGGTAAAAACTTTTTTATATAGCAGGTAAATTGTAATTTTGGGGAATGTTAATCTGATGTGTGACAACTTAAGGAGCTAAAATTAAACTTACTGCGAAGTCCTTCTGTAATTTTATAGACTGCAATATGTCAGTCATTGTAGATATGTAACATTTCACAGGCaactttaatgcatttttatcatGCTTTGTAGCCAAAAATAAGCAGCTAAAATTTAAAACCTGAAGTGAGGTTATTCTCTAGCTCTTTGGTCTGCAGCTCTATGGTGAAATTGGATATTTTGCTGTAGCTTCAAGTTAGTTAGTGGCCATTTTACATCAAAGCTTTGGAAATAACTTTGATGGTTAACTCCTGTTAGCTCATGTACAAGCTTTGTAATGCTGGACTTTAAAGTCTGCTAtcttccctccccacctttCCAGCTAAGATGCACTAAGCAGtgaaaaacacaggaaagatGTTCAAAATTTACATATTCAGTATTTTAGCATTCAGCTTTCCTCCTGTATTGCCTCGcctctaaaaagaaaatggtgcGTGTTCACATTCCTTTTTTATTGTGTTCTTgaagaatgaaattaaatattttaagtcttctaaagtatattaaaaattctttttaacacttcttttcccctcaaTAATTAAGCAACAACCTCAGAGTTTAAAACTTGCAGGTACTCATATAAAGCAGCTGGGTGACTTAAAGGAACTTGTCATTAttctaaaattacattttggtacattttcaattttgtagCTAAACGGAGTTTTTATAAGTGATTTTTCAACTGCTTCAATGGGTAGCAAGAGACTCCTAATCGTTACTTTACTCACTTGAAGTAGTCTGGTTGTTCGCTAGATGAAGGACCATCTATGGAGGCAGAGCAAGTTTCTTTAACTCCTATgggaaagcagaattttgaCACTTGccataaacagatttttaatataGCCAAACAATACCAACCTTATGGGCTTGCAAAAAATCCTTTGGAGTTTTATTATAGAGCTTATTCTAAGTTAATAATAGGGCTCACATGATCTTCTCCACAGTAGGCAGTACCGGGGTTTAGAAAGCGGGCATGGCTACTTTATTCTACAGGTTCTGTGCTACTGCAGTATTAACCCGAGGTCAGCTTTCCTCATTTGAAGTCATGATGTGGCATCTGCCCAGCAATTCAAGTTATGCAGCAACAGATGCAGCTGCACAATAGAAGACAGCTTGATATATGTATAtctctatctatctatatatctCAACATCCATGTTCCAGCGAGAAACAGAGTAGAAAGTTCTTTTCATGCCATGTTTTTATTCCTCCTTCCCTGTCAATTACGGATATCCAAATTTAATTGCAGCACTCTTCTAATCGGGAAAGTCAATACCATTGTATATGGGTTACTGGCATTCAGGCTTCAATAACCTGCAACAAAGACTTGCTCCTCATTAaggtggcagtgctgggtttgAAAGTTATTTGCGCTTGTAAATTGCTCTTTTAAACAGCATTATGAAAACGCATTATACTTAATCTCTAATCCCTCTTttcaaagtaatattttaagagCCTCCTATCTTTTTGATAAATAACAAAACTTTTACTGTAAGTAAAAGTTagctggagcaggaaggaaCACTCAGTATCTTGGtaatctctctctgcttttcatttagGGTTTTGTGGCAACCTTAAAAAACACACAATCCTTTATATTCGTTATTATCTTACATGGCTACTGTTTAAACACAGTATTTCTGCTAAAGCTCAGCCGTTCTTGCCAATCTCTAAGCTGTCTGAGCTTTAAGtcagggggaaagaaaagagctaTCATGCGATGCTCTACTtgattcttttgcttttaatattaaaattattacgTGGTATAGCAGGAATATAAAAAGAAGTGTAAAAGTGGGAACAAAATGTGAGAGAAATGCAAACAGTAATATTCACAGTCATAGTTTGTACAATGCAACTTATGTGAACAGTTCTGCTGTGAGCATTTGATTTCCAAAAATTCAGCTTGAAATGTAGTacagatttctccttccctacCTGTTCGGAATTTTGTTACTGGCTTCTGTAGAAAAATGCTCACATGTTTGTAAATTCAAGCACGAATATTATCAAAGGCATCCCAAGCCACGTGGGCACTATGTAGTATGTCTGGGGTGAAACTGAAAAGACCATCTCAAAGCACCCTAATCTACAAGCACACCACTTCCAAGAGGCACCATGCATACCCCAAAGATGCCTCCAGGCTGTGACAGGAAAGGGCTAAACCCAACTTCAAATTTGCTAGTCAAAACTCGGAAATTAGAAAACACACAGATTTAACTCTGCCttgttttttttgtctgtgtgtgttaaGAAATCAAGTAttgtttgtgtgtttctgtttaGCTTTTCAATGCCATTTTAAGCACGTACCATTTCTACATCTTTTGAAGTAATAAATTCTGCAGCCAAGATGGAGAGGAGCTCACAACACAGTTCCAATCAAAACTCTAGTAGACCACATGCCAGTTTATGGAGGTTTTAGACTTACCATGAAAAGGCTGAGTTTGATGAACCTTACATTCTGATatacaatgaaataaatttatgtCTGACCTATGTGTTTCAGTAAACTAGTATTCAATAAGTATgtgacagatttttattttcagcatgcaGACTTTAAAATTTGCTGATGGAAAAAGTGGAGTAAGTTTCAGTGAACTGTCAGTTTACTGGAAATCAAGCACACAAAACAAATCCATTCCTTGTGTTTTTCCAGTCCCTAGCTCTTCCTTTTAAGCAGTTTCTGCCCAACAGTAATCCATTTAAGATTTCTTTGTTCTAATAATTTTTGTACTACAGAATgagatttcttaaaaatgaaccTAATTTTAGGTAAGGTTCCAGCAGAACAGTttctgttttttgttgggtttttttattttttttaaaactaacagTTACAATGTAAagcaatggcagaaaaaaaaagtattgattCTTCATGACCATGAAGTGTAGGGATAATGGCAAGGCACTTTATATATAGTAAGTCAAAAACCAGACCATTTGCATTTCCAGTCCCTGGTTTTACTGGTCCCTTTTCACCAGGGTTACCCATATAATAGTTAGGAAAAGCAGCGTATTAATACCTTCATCAGAATCCATACCAGAGGATTTTTTCAGCTTGGCAGGTTCTTCTTTTTTAAGgtctttctcctccctgcttgCACTTGTAGTGTCTTGCACTTTGCTTTCGTCTTTCCCCTTATACTCTTGTACCTTCTTGGACCTTTGCTGCAACACCGTACGCTTCTCGCCTGCGGACTTGGGAGGCGCTGGGATTCTGAAAAGAGTCTGAGAGGTATGTTTTTTTTGCTGGTCCTGATAGACGCCACTGCTATTTTGACTGAAGCTGTCCATTGACATGTCTTGTGTCCCCCGCCTCTCAGGGGTGTTGGATGAGGTGGAGCTGACAGCTTGAGGAGGGGTAGAAGTGGGAAGGAGtgtgggaggcagcagcaaaggagcAGAAGTAGTGGCGGCTGCCGGGGGCGGAGGTGGGGGAGGCGGCGGAGGGGCAGCAGTGGCTTTCTCGACGGAGGCAGGCAAGTAGCAACCGTACGATAGCTGGGCTCGACTGTTCAGGTGAGATATCCTCTGCTTTTTGTTCATCAGAGGATCGATAAAATCGGAATTCAAAAGTCGTTTCTGTAATAATAacaattataataataataatttaaatcatCAGAATTAAGTTTTGCTGTCATTCAGAAAGGAGACTTTTTGAACATTGAATTGTTGAAAACACATCTTTCTTATCTAAAAATAGCTGTCAAACAAGGAAGTACTGCAGCTAAATACATGGTTTATTTCATTCTCAGTTTCTAATCTTATGATATCAGAGTGTGTGAAGTGCAAAGATGGTAAGAATATGTAAAACTCCCAGTTTTGCTACAGTTGTCGTTCCAGCTGTTCTCCAGCTGAAACACTAGTTCACATCGTCTTCTCTAGCAAGCATACGTTGCTCACGTTGACATACAACGGCCACTTGGACCGGGATGCCAGGCATGGCTCTGCACCACCCTGTTGAAATAAATCCAGATTCTGTGTGTATGCAGGCAGGTGTAAAGAGGTCCCTGGGACCTGCCCCATTTCATGCTCTGACTGGAAGAAAGTTAGGGAAAAACAGACATGTGCCCTCGCACCTCCATTTCACCTCTCACTGGTGAAAGACTTTGCATACTCCCAGCTTAGTGCTGTACGTGCACAAGCTCTCGTGTTCTTCAGATTTCAACTGCATTTATGGAAGGGCAGCTGTAGTCACAGAAAGTCTCAAGCTTTTCCTTAAAGTAATGCAGAGTTTCCCCAGCTTCTTCTAAAAGGGTTTGGATTGCCCTCTTGTATTGATAGGAAAACAGGAGATATGCATTTTAAGTCTGAAAAGGCTGGGGGAAGGCAGACATACTACCTGCTGATTGAGACCTGCCTTTTCACATCTGGACTATCCTGAATCAAAATGGATGCTTAAACAAtgcctacaggaaaaaaaaaaaaattcctcccaGCAGACACTACTGTAATTTGTCCTTATTCTGGATTTTCCTAAGCTTTATATTTAAACAGTAGCACAAGCATGTTTGTGTGTATCTTACGCATGTATCACAAAGAGCCTCGAACACGTGCAACCATGTAACAAGAATATATACCTATCTTGTCTCTATAAGACCTTCCTACACGCCAAGATAAACAAGTTATGTGGccacagaaaacagtttaagTATTTAACCAGAAAGTACAGGGTTGTGTAACAATAATGGGTAACCAAGACGTTCAGCAGGCCAGTTTAAACCCTACAGGTGAGTTTAAGCTTCTGCAAGGTCAATGTGCTACCAATGGACAATTATGATTTAGGCCAACACGTTGGCTGTTCAAACATGGGGTAGTCTCTGTCAGAGATCTAggtgtattttcaaaatactctgTAGACAggtggtgtttatttttctgaatattttagtaaacattctgaaatacagaacacTAAATATAGCAGCCCTTAAGCTATGCGACCGTAAGTTTTTTGCAGTCTTTGACAGAGCAACCATCTTTAAAAAAGGTGTAATAATCCAACTGGAAATACATGCTTCAGTTTTTCATGTGTTAAAGACAGTATAAGTGCTTCACATCACAGCTTTTACACCAATACAAAGTGTGATAAATCTTAATACTTtataaataatgttaaaaaattacaaaataccTGAGAAGAAGTTGACGGACCATCATCATTAGAAGTTACAGAAGATTCCAAATGACTGGTGCTGGTGGCATTCTGagatgaatttaattttctgtaaggATGACCCAACATTTCAGGTTACAAGGCAAAAATGTCTATGTCATAGCTCTTTCATTATAGGGAAGACAGACATTCATTTCCCAGAAAGTTTTTAAATGGCTATTTTCCTTCCCCTAGAGACTGAACTTACCTAGAAAGTATTAATTCCAATGACTGTTTATCTATTTCATTGTATCCAGGCCAATCTTTTTGAAtgtctttaaatatataatCCTTCAGAGTGTAAGAATTATCCTTTGGATTCAGGTTGGCTACCTACAGGCAGacagttaagaaaataaatgttcattATACCTAAATGCAAACTACAGACATAAGATTGGTACTGCAAAGATAAatcaaagctgaaaatgaaCTACTCcagttttccaggttttttaGATCAAAGATCAAAGTAGCTCTCGTGTAATGACcaccaattttaaaaaatgtggtcAACCTGGGATGTAGAAATTTGGGATGCAAGGAAATCCTGAACTGCTGCAAGCACGTATGAAACGTACTCTATGAAAGCCTCTCTCTGGACCATGTATCTGGTTTCCTGTCTTTAATACAACATTGAGAATCATGGCAAACTACACCAAAACTTTAAATATTCACTGCATGAAATACGTTGAGAGGCctagttttttatttatttttcttttttaagaactgaATAACACTACCTCCACATACAAATTCAGATTTGTTCAACTTCAGGAGGACACCTGCTGTTCTTGTTTTATGCAGCTACGCTACAATGGCAGAGCACAGACTGTGCCTGGAACAATGCATGCTTTCCATCATCACATTAATGACCACAGTATGTCGTCATTTGTCTTGACAAa
Encoded proteins:
- the ELL2 gene encoding RNA polymerase II elongation factor ELL2 isoform X6, coding for MSTCLCLSLLKFPKLICQMKCKHLTSTCQMLAKIILREALTVSSKRTQGKRVPVRRPPQSIPDAVPERKRSTPMNPANTIRRTHTHNAVSQRPYRDRVIHLLALKSYKKPELLARLQRDGVNQKDKNSLGIILQQVANLNPKDNSYTLKDYIFKDIQKDWPGYNEIDKQSLELILSRKLNSSQNATSTSHLESSVTSNDDGPSTSSQKRLLNSDFIDPLMNKKQRISHLNSRAQLSYGCYLPASVEKATAAPPPPPPPPPPAAATTSAPLLLPPTLLPTSTPPQAVSSTSSNTPERRGTQDMSMDSFSQNSSGVYQDQQKKHTSQTLFRIPAPPKSAGEKRTVLQQRSKKVQEYKGKDESKVQDTTSASREEKDLKKEEPAKLKKSSGMDSDEGVKETCSASIDGPSSSEQPDYFKKYVAIVSYEQRQSYKNDFYAEYDEYRNLHARIENTTRKFVKLDAQRKLLSPGSKEYQMLHEEVLEEYRKVKQSTPNYYEEKYRCEYLHNKLSHIKRLIGEYDEQQAESLH
- the ELL2 gene encoding RNA polymerase II elongation factor ELL2 isoform X7, whose protein sequence is MKCKHLTSTCQMLAKIILREALTVSSKRTQGKRVPVRRPPQSIPDAVPERKRSTPMNPANTIRRTHTHNAVSQRPYRDRVIHLLALKSYKKPELLARLQRDGVNQKDKNSLGIILQQVANLNPKDNSYTLKDYIFKDIQKDWPGYNEIDKQSLELILSRKLNSSQNATSTSHLESSVTSNDDGPSTSSQKRLLNSDFIDPLMNKKQRISHLNSRAQLSYGCYLPASVEKATAAPPPPPPPPPPAAATTSAPLLLPPTLLPTSTPPQAVSSTSSNTPERRGTQDMSMDSFSQNSSGVYQDQQKKHTSQTLFRIPAPPKSAGEKRTVLQQRSKKVQEYKGKDESKVQDTTSASREEKDLKKEEPAKLKKSSGMDSDEGVKETCSASIDGPSSSEQPDYFKKYVAIVSYEQRQSYKNDFYAEYDEYRNLHARIENTTRKFVKLDAQRKLLSPGSKEYQMLHEEVLEEYRKVKQSTPNYYEEKYRCEYLHNKLSHIKRLIGEYDEQQAESLH
- the ELL2 gene encoding RNA polymerase II elongation factor ELL2 isoform X5 — its product is MAELREGERYGVSCGKGAPNVTVLHVKLTETALRALESYQSCKDRVSSQPSIQFQGSQGLIKIPKVDLPNEVQTFNFYLSNVGKDNPQGSFDCVQQTNSSSGASQLNCLGFIQNKITVCATSDSYQTTRERMTQAEEESRNRSAKVIKPGGPFLGKRVPVRRPPQSIPDAVPERKRSTPMNPANTIRRTHTHNAVSQRPYRDRVIHLLALKSYKKPELLARLQRDGVNQKDKNSLGIILQQVANLNPKDNSYTLKDYIFKDIQKDWPGYNEIDKQSLELILSRKLNSSQNATSTSHLESSVTSNDDGPSTSSQKRLLNSDFIDPLMNKKQRISHLNSRAQLSYGCYLPASVEKATAAPPPPPPPPPPAAATTSAPLLLPPTLLPTSTPPQAVSSTSSNTPERRGTQDMSMDSFSQNSSGVYQDQQKKHTSQTLFRIPAPPKSAGEKRTVLQQRSKKVQEYKGKDESKVQDTTSASREEKDLKKEEPAKLKKSSGMDSDEGVKETCSASIDGPSSSEQPDYFKCFMRKS